The Synergistaceae bacterium DNA segment ATGAAATTTACACTTTGCCTCCAGGTCGGGACACGATTCTGCAATCCGCCATAAGGATCATGAAGGAAGGGAAAGGACCCCGAATGGTGACGAGGTCCCTCCTGATTGAGAACCCTTCTTTATTTTGGAAGAAGGATGGATGTTAACTTTTATCTCAGCAGGCTCAGAATGTTCTGAGGAAGCTGGTTCGCCTGGCTCAACATGCTGTTTCCCGCCTGGAGCATGATCTGCAGTTTGGTGAAGTTCACCATTTCCTTTGCCATGTCCGTGTCACGGATGCGGCTCTCAGCGGCGGTCAGATTCTCGCTGGCGGTGGTCAGGTTGTTGATGGTGTGCTCAAGGCGGTTCTGGTAAGCGCCCAGCTTCGCTCTCTGAGTGGAAACCTTGTCCAGCGCGTTGTCGATGACGGTGATGGAGCGGGCCGCCGAGGTCCGGTTGGTGACCAGAACCTTGTTCAGGCCCAGAGCGTCGGAGCGCATGTCGCCCACGTCGATACCCATGTCTTCACCTTCGTTGGCGCCTATCTGGAACACCGTGGTGTTGTCCGCAAGGTGCAGGAACGTGGTGTAGGGATCCGCACCGGAAGCAGCGGAGGCGGAAGTGAAGTCGAATTTTTTCGTACTGTTGTTCCAGGTGGCCACGACGTCGGCGGTGGCGTCAAACTCCACGTCCACGTTGGGGTGCAGTTGACCGATGAGGCGATTGCCGGTGACCTTCGCCTTGTCCACGACGATTTTCCCGGAGTGAGCATCGGTGGCGGTAACGGTGAAGTCCGTTTCCTTTGCTTCCTGCACCACGCTGAGAGAAAGGGCGTTGAGCAGGTCCTCATCTCCGGCGAAGGAGAGCTTTCCGGCATCGCCGGTCAGGGCCGTACGGATCAGAATGGTACCCTGCACGGCCTCGGAGGTATTGGCCGTGGGTGTCTCCACGAAGGAGGCAAAGGTGTTCGCGCCGGCGCCGGTGACGTATTTGCCCTGCCCAAGACCGCCGTTCAGCTCGGAACGGCTGATGGCGTCGTTGAGCTTCTGGGCCACGCTGCCCATGGTGTCGTTCTTGTAGAGGGTGATGCTGGTGGTTTTCCCGTCGCCCTGGGTGATGGTGATCTTCTGAGGGTCGTTGACCAGGAAGCGACCCTGGGCGTCCCAGAATTTTTCGATGTCCCAGAGGCGGGTGCTCGAATCAGACAGGTCTCCGACGCCCTTTACCTTGAGGGTGGCTGTCGTTCCATTCAGCAGAGGGGCGGATCCGAGGTTGAGAGTTATGGTGCCTCGGGTGACCTTGCCGGTTGCGTCCATGGAAATTTGCTCAAAGGGTATAGATTTCTCAGTGGGATTCGCGCCAAGGACGAACGTGCCTCCAATCGAGATCGGGGCACCGCCCGGGTTTGCCATGGTGGCCGTTACCTCGAAGTCGGCCGCCGTGGATGTGGCGGTCGTGTTGACGACAGCTTTTTCCCCGGCCGTGAAAGCGGCGAGATTGGCGGTGGTTAACAAAGTCCTGTCAAAAGAGAGCCCCAAACCTGCGATGTTCGTCGGGACATCGGCGGCGGGAGTTGGCGTGAGAGTGACGGTATCGGTGACGTCCGTGACGACTCCGTCTTTGTCCATCATGGTTCCGGAGATTTTGATGGTGACGCTGGAACTGGAAGCGGACTCCACTTCGAACAGCAGACTGGAGTTGTTCGTGGTCAGCGCCGCATCTGTCTTTATGAGGTTTGCAAGGTTAAGTCCCGCGCCGGCTGTACCTCCAAACGACGAAGCTATGGTCGTCTTCGCGTTACCCGGGGTTGCGGGTGTCGCGACTGCGACGGTGTACTCTCCCGATGCCAGTCCGGCCGTCTTTCCGGAGGTGAAAATGCTGGCGTTGTTGGTGGAAAAAGTGACGACATCGGGATGCTTGATTCGGAAGATGTCCGTTTTCTGGATCTCGGCGTCGCCGGGGTCGGCGGTGATTTGAATCTTGTAGTTGCCCTCGGCGGCCCGTTTCTGTCCGAACTGGTCGATGACCCGAAGACCGCCGTTGACTATGGCTTTCGTGGTCAGCTTGTCAGAGGACCACAGAGTGGCGGCGGACCCGTCCAGCAGTTTCTTTTTGTTGAACTGGGTGGTATTGCCGATGCGAGTGACTTCCTGACGAAGCTGGTCGATTTCCTCCTGGATGTAAGAGCGGTCCTGCTGAGTCAGAGTGTCGTTGGCGGCCTGAACGGCCAGCTCGCGCATACGCTGAAGAATGCTGTGGGTCTCGTTGAGAGCGCCCTCAGCGGTCTGAATCATGGAAATGCCGTCCTGCGCGTTGGCGGTGGCGCGATCCAGCCCCCGGGTCTGAGCCCGCATTTTTTCGGAAAT contains these protein-coding regions:
- a CDS encoding flagellin; amino-acid sequence: MVINHNIPAMQSLNAITSTNSMLQKSIQKLSTGLRINSAADDAAGLAISEKMRAQTRGLDRATANAQDGISMIQTAEGALNETHSILQRMRELAVQAANDTLTQQDRSYIQEEIDQLRQEVTRIGNTTQFNKKKLLDGSAATLWSSDKLTTKAIVNGGLRVIDQFGQKRAAEGNYKIQITADPGDAEIQKTDIFRIKHPDVVTFSTNNASIFTSGKTAGLASGEYTVAVATPATPGNAKTTIASSFGGTAGAGLNLANLIKTDAALTTNNSSLLFEVESASSSSVTIKISGTMMDKDGVVTDVTDTVTLTPTPAADVPTNIAGLGLSFDRTLLTTANLAAFTAGEKAVVNTTATSTAADFEVTATMANPGGAPISIGGTFVLGANPTEKSIPFEQISMDATGKVTRGTITLNLGSAPLLNGTTATLKVKGVGDLSDSSTRLWDIEKFWDAQGRFLVNDPQKITITQGDGKTTSITLYKNDTMGSVAQKLNDAISRSELNGGLGQGKYVTGAGANTFASFVETPTANTSEAVQGTILIRTALTGDAGKLSFAGDEDLLNALSLSVVQEAKETDFTVTATDAHSGKIVVDKAKVTGNRLIGQLHPNVDVEFDATADVVATWNNSTKKFDFTSASAASGADPYTTFLHLADNTTVFQIGANEGEDMGIDVGDMRSDALGLNKVLVTNRTSAARSITVIDNALDKVSTQRAKLGAYQNRLEHTINNLTTASENLTAAESRIRDTDMAKEMVNFTKLQIMLQAGNSMLSQANQLPQNILSLLR